From one Nocardioides sp. Kera G14 genomic stretch:
- a CDS encoding YgfZ/GcvT domain-containing protein has translation MSTPTTTSPLLSLPGAVAGSGIDAAVPAHYGSFNAEQRRLVSGEGFVDLSHRDVLRVSGPDRLTWLHSLTSQAFEGLAPGVWTSALILSPQGHVEHFFSGVDDGTSFLAWTEPGRGAVLVAFLDRMKFWSDVTVTLEPATAVVWRPAGTMFVPRSELPSMPAALGDPAGTWAYDALRIERGEPRFGVDTDERTIPNEVGWLPGGPVSAVHLDKGCYRGQETVARVHTLGRPPRRLTLLHLDGSENRLPAEGSPIYLATDVHTGGSAAADEAAGASDAVVDSAAGAPAARPVGFVGSSARHHELGPIALGLVKRNVDVSALLSVDGMPVSQEILVDPEVGLHVRPLR, from the coding sequence ACGCCCACCACCACTAGCCCGCTGCTCTCGCTGCCGGGCGCGGTCGCCGGCTCCGGCATCGATGCTGCGGTGCCGGCGCACTACGGGTCGTTCAACGCCGAGCAGCGGCGGCTTGTCTCGGGCGAGGGCTTTGTCGACCTCTCCCACCGCGACGTGCTGCGGGTGTCGGGTCCGGACCGGCTGACGTGGCTGCACTCGCTGACCTCCCAGGCTTTCGAAGGTCTTGCTCCGGGGGTCTGGACCTCCGCCTTGATCCTGTCGCCGCAGGGGCACGTCGAGCACTTCTTCTCCGGCGTCGACGACGGCACGTCTTTCCTTGCATGGACGGAGCCCGGCCGCGGCGCTGTTCTTGTCGCCTTCCTCGACCGCATGAAGTTCTGGTCCGACGTGACGGTCACGCTCGAGCCCGCGACCGCCGTGGTGTGGCGCCCGGCCGGCACCATGTTCGTCCCCCGCTCCGAGCTGCCCTCCATGCCCGCCGCCCTCGGTGACCCCGCGGGCACGTGGGCGTACGACGCCCTCCGCATCGAGCGCGGAGAACCGCGCTTCGGCGTGGACACGGACGAGCGCACCATCCCGAACGAGGTCGGCTGGCTGCCCGGCGGACCGGTGTCGGCGGTGCACCTCGACAAGGGCTGTTACCGCGGGCAGGAGACGGTCGCGCGGGTCCACACCCTCGGCCGCCCGCCGCGGCGACTGACGCTGCTGCATCTCGACGGTTCGGAGAACCGGTTGCCTGCTGAGGGGTCGCCGATCTATCTCGCAACGGACGTGCACACTGGTGGGTCGGCTGCTGCGGACGAGGCGGCTGGCGCGTCGGATGCCGTCGTGGACTCGGCGGCGGGTGCGCCTGCCGCGCGGCCGGTCGGTTTCGTCGGCTCGTCGGCACGGCACCACGAACTCGGCCCGATCGCGCTCGGCCTGGTCAAGCGGAACGTCGATGTCTCGGCTCTGCTCTCGGTCGACGGGATGCCGGTCTCGCAGGAGATCCTCGTCGACCCGGAGGTCGGGCTGCACGTGCGGCCATTGCGCTAG